The following proteins come from a genomic window of Malus domestica chromosome 02, GDT2T_hap1:
- the LOC103455723 gene encoding probable CoA ligase CCL13, translating into MNKASLVQCSANYIPLSPISFLERAAVVHGDKISIVYGGVRFSWQQTLERCRKVASAFVHLGICRHDIVAAFAPNIPALYELHFSVPMAGAVLCALNIKLDAPALALILQQLEAKVIIVDHQYLKVVLQSLDILSQTKSNSKPPLLIQIPKCGQLSSSSPTDLDLPPDALNYNDLQESAEPSFQILRPNNECDPISVSYTSGSTGDPKGVVYSHRAVYLNSLGAIFQSDMRKMPVFLWTVEMFRCNGWCYPWAVAALGGTNICLRSVSAKAIFEAIDLHKVTHLCGAPSILNILADASENYQSRVIKSSVEIIVAGALPAPEILIKVTELGFNVSHGYGMTEALGPAIVTTCKPQLESQYNLMMEGVDVKDPNNMESVPYDGKTMGEIMFRGNTLMLGYLKHSNPNHEIFSGGWYRTGDLAVRHSGGYIQMKDRARDIIISGGEAISTLEVEAVLLTHPQVLEAAVVGKHDEVLGETPCAFLKLKKGFGGGEESCKEIMRFCEKKMPAFMVPQALVFGDLPNSTGKIQKFVLKEKANLVGSLE; encoded by the exons CAGTGCTCGGCAAACTACATACCCTTGTCACCTATAAGCTTCTTAGAGCGAGCTGCTGTTGTCCACGGCGATAAGATTTCGATCGTTTACGGTGGAGTGAGATTTTCATGGCAGCAGACGCTTGAAAGATGTCGCAAGGTCGCCTCAGCTTTCGTCCACTTAGGCATATGTCGCCATGATATT GTTGCAGCTTTTGCACCAAACATTCCAGCACTTTATGAGCTACATTTCAGCGTTCCAATGGCTGGAGCAGTTCTTTGTGCACTTAACATTAAGCTGGACGCACCCGCATTAGCGTTGATATTACAACAACTGGAAGCCAAAGTCATTATTGTAGATCATCAGTACCTTAAAGTTGTCCTCCAATCACTTGACATTTTGTCCCAAACAAAGTCCAACTCCAAGCCACCTCTCCTCATTCAAATCCCAAAGTGTGGCCAATTATCATCATCTTCTCCTACTGATCTTGATCTTCCACCAGATGCCCTTAATTACAATGACCTGCAGGAATCAGCAGAACCCAGTTTTCAGATTCTCAGACCCAACAATGAATGTGATCCAATTTCGGTGAGTTACACTTCTGGGTCAACAGGTGATCCCAAGGGAGTTGTGTACAGCCACAGAGCGGTGTACCTAAATTCACTGGGAGCAATTTTTCAGAGTGACATGAGAAAAATGCCGGTTTTTCTATGGACGGTCGAAATGTTTCGGTGCAATGGCTGGTGCTACCCTTGGGCCGTTGCTGCTCTTGGTGGCACCAATATCTGTCTCAGAAGTGTCTCAGCCAAAGCCATTTTTGAAGCAATTGATCTTCACAAGGTAACACACTTATGTGGTGCACCCTCTATATTAAACATTCTAGCAGATGCCTCAGAAAATTATCAATCTAGGGTTATAAAATCAAGTGTGGAGATTATTGTTGCTGGTGCATTGCCAGCACCCGAGATTCTGATCAAGGTTACAGAATTAGGGTTTAATGTGAGCCATGGATATGGCATGACCGAGGCTCTTGGACCCGCAATTGTCACAACATGCAAACCCCAGTTGGAATCTCAGTACAATCTAATGATGGAAGGGGTTGATGTGAAGGATCCAAACAATATGGAGAGTGTGCCATATGATGGAAAAACAATGGGGGAGATCATGTTTAGAGGCAACACTTTGATGTTGGGATATCTGAAACACTCAAACCCTAATCATGAAATTTTCAGTGGTGGATGGTATAGGACTGGTGACCTGGCAGTTAGGCATTCAGGTGGGTACATTCAGATGAAAGATAGGGCAAGGGACATTATAATTTCTGGTGGGGAGGCTATAAGCACACTTGAGGTGGAGGCAGTTTTGCTGACTCATCCACAAGTTTTGGAGGCTGCTGTTGTGGGGAAACATGATGAGGTTTTGGGGGAGACTCCTTGCGCTTTCTTGAAGTTGAAGaagggttttggtggtggtgaagAAAGTTGTAAAGAGATTATGAGGTTTTGTGAGAAGAAAATGCCTGCCTTTATGGTTCCACAAGCTTTGGTGTTTGGGGATTTGCCTAATTCCACTGGGAAGATACAAAAGTTTGTTCTAAAGGAGAAGGCCAATCTTGTGGGAAGCCTAGAATAa